One genomic region from Bacilli bacterium encodes:
- the secY gene encoding preprotein translocase subunit SecY: MKKLAAIFKNKEIVDRIFFTIMILLVFRIGAAITVPGVNIDNFSFANSDALSLMNMLGGGTLQNFSVFALGVSPYITAQIIVQLLTMDVLPALTELSKQGQYGRKKLEMATRYLTLMLGAVQAYGIIKTMENSSYITLADTSFWGYAYIVTIMLAGTMLAMWLGDQITTKGIGNGISMIIFAGIVVSLPNQIRSAYSQWLAAKFGQTTERILTGALQFGVYLLAFLIIIAFITFIESSQRRIPVQNAGKGGQMAKYAKASFLPIKVNASGVIPVIFASSIMTAPQVIVSFITGADTNAEWLKVFSTSSLVKMPWFNDATWQMPWGFIIYIFLVVLFTFFYAKIQINPEKLAENFQKNGSYIPGIRPGNETERYVGKVVNRVTVIGAISLALVAALPIALVLLKIVPDQSMALGGTGLIIVVGVAIELNTQIDGLIAGKSFDEVIRPGGGIF; the protein is encoded by the coding sequence ATGAAAAAACTGGCAGCCATTTTTAAGAATAAAGAAATTGTGGATCGAATTTTCTTCACAATAATGATTTTACTTGTTTTCCGGATTGGAGCGGCTATTACCGTTCCTGGGGTGAACATCGATAATTTCTCTTTTGCGAACAGTGATGCTTTAAGTTTGATGAATATGCTCGGCGGCGGAACTCTACAGAATTTTTCTGTTTTCGCCCTCGGCGTTTCGCCTTACATTACGGCTCAAATTATTGTCCAACTCTTAACCATGGACGTGCTTCCTGCGCTTACTGAATTAAGCAAGCAAGGGCAATACGGCCGGAAAAAACTGGAAATGGCTACCCGTTATCTGACTTTGATGCTTGGTGCCGTTCAGGCATACGGCATTATCAAAACAATGGAAAACAGCAGTTATATTACGCTGGCTGATACATCGTTTTGGGGCTATGCCTACATTGTGACGATCATGCTGGCAGGAACAATGCTGGCGATGTGGCTGGGCGATCAAATTACAACTAAAGGTATCGGCAATGGTATTTCCATGATTATCTTCGCCGGTATCGTTGTTTCTTTGCCGAATCAGATTCGGAGCGCCTATTCACAATGGCTGGCCGCTAAATTTGGTCAGACGACGGAAAGAATCTTAACCGGAGCTCTTCAGTTTGGAGTCTATTTATTGGCTTTTCTCATTATTATTGCTTTTATTACGTTTATTGAAAGTTCGCAACGCCGCATACCGGTTCAAAATGCCGGTAAAGGCGGGCAGATGGCTAAATATGCCAAAGCTAGTTTCTTGCCAATTAAGGTAAACGCTAGTGGAGTTATCCCCGTCATCTTTGCTTCTTCAATTATGACGGCGCCGCAAGTCATCGTGAGTTTCATTACGGGAGCGGATACCAACGCGGAATGGCTGAAGGTCTTCTCGACCTCATCGCTAGTTAAAATGCCTTGGTTTAACGATGCCACTTGGCAGATGCCGTGGGGATTTATTATCTATATATTCCTAGTTGTGCTCTTTACTTTCTTCTATGCGAAGATTCAGATTAACCCCGAGAAATTGGCGGAAAATTTTCAAAAGAACGGTTCGTATATTCCGGGCATTCGTCCCGGAAATGAAACGGAACGCTATGTCGGTAAAGTGGTCAACCGGGTTACGGTTATCGGTGCGATTTCCCTTGCGTTAGTCGCGGCGTTGCCAATCGCTCTTGTTTTATTGAAGATTGTTCCCGATCAGAGCATGGCTCTGGGTGGAACGGGACTGATCATCGTCGTTGGTGTGGCGATTGAACTTAACACCCAAATTGATGGACTTATTGCCGGAAAGAGCTTCGATGAAGTTATCCGTCCGGGAGGAGGAATATTCTAA
- a CDS encoding HAD family hydrolase — MFKNVIFDLDGTLVNSIGDLADSINKAILKVGYHASFSEEETMALVGSGTDVMIARALSKCGLDQKMKDEVKSHYLEIYQHNNTNFSYAYRGLSDLIKELKKSNIRIFCCTNKPDDIAQNVVNFFYPDLFDAILGQKAGMPVKPDPYAVNLLIDTYALDKIETLFVGDSDVDVKTGANAELDVCWVGWGFRKYSQIQALGPKYMAASVSELKQIILK; from the coding sequence ATGTTTAAAAATGTTATCTTTGATCTTGATGGAACGCTGGTCAATTCTATCGGTGATTTAGCCGATTCAATTAATAAAGCGATTCTGAAAGTTGGCTACCATGCATCCTTTAGTGAAGAGGAAACGATGGCGTTGGTTGGAAGCGGAACCGACGTAATGATCGCGCGGGCTTTAAGTAAATGCGGTTTAGATCAAAAGATGAAAGACGAAGTTAAGAGTCACTATCTTGAAATATATCAGCATAATAACACCAACTTTTCTTATGCCTATCGAGGACTATCGGATTTGATCAAAGAATTAAAAAAATCGAACATTCGTATTTTCTGCTGCACTAATAAGCCGGATGACATAGCTCAAAATGTCGTTAACTTTTTTTACCCGGATTTGTTTGATGCGATATTGGGACAAAAAGCGGGAATGCCGGTTAAACCCGATCCATATGCCGTCAATCTGCTTATCGATACATATGCTTTGGATAAAATAGAAACTCTGTTTGTCGGCGATAGTGATGTCGATGTTAAAACCGGGGCCAATGCTGAATTAGATGTCTGCTGGGTAGGATGGGGATTTCGCAAATACTCCCAAATTCAGGCCTTGGGGCCAAAGTATATGGCGGCGTCCGTTTCGGAACTGAAACAGATAATTCTTAAGTAA
- a CDS encoding MgtC/SapB family protein: MTLLDNTFTLFASVSPLSVDKVIVDWFNSFGMWGNTALVAVSLLMTFILSGIIGFEREYHGHAAGLRTHILVAMASCLVMIISVYGFDNLISPNRDPARLAAQVVSGIGFLGAGTIIQTGTDIKGLTTATTIFLTMSIGLACGAGRFVFATMATILSFFILVSLRKIEHYANRRSPKITIVVPSDVSVLKDAHLIAARYGVNIRDIQSQMVVINGFSCLRVTLNCAFASKATVTAFSEELKDRIKPLEFKISTDY; this comes from the coding sequence ATGACGTTACTCGATAATACATTTACCCTTTTTGCCTCTGTTAGCCCGTTATCGGTTGATAAAGTTATCGTCGACTGGTTCAACAGTTTCGGTATGTGGGGCAATACGGCTCTGGTGGCCGTCAGTCTTCTTATGACCTTCATCCTCTCGGGGATTATTGGATTTGAGCGGGAATATCATGGTCATGCGGCGGGTCTTAGAACCCATATTCTTGTGGCAATGGCCTCATGTCTTGTGATGATTATTTCCGTTTATGGATTTGATAATTTAATCTCTCCCAATCGCGACCCAGCCCGTTTAGCAGCACAGGTTGTCAGTGGCATCGGCTTTTTAGGCGCCGGCACAATTATTCAAACCGGGACCGATATTAAAGGTCTTACCACCGCAACCACGATTTTTCTAACCATGTCCATCGGTTTGGCCTGTGGCGCGGGAAGATTTGTTTTCGCCACGATGGCGACTATCCTTTCTTTCTTCATTCTTGTCAGCCTAAGAAAGATTGAACATTATGCCAACCGCCGTTCGCCAAAAATCACTATCGTTGTTCCTAGCGATGTTTCGGTTCTCAAAGACGCTCATCTTATCGCGGCTCGTTACGGGGTCAACATTCGTGATATACAATCGCAAATGGTTGTCATCAATGGCTTCTCATGCTTACGCGTGACATTAAATTGCGCTTTTGCATCTAAAGCAACCGTTACCGCCTTCAGCGAAGAACTGAAAGATCGAATTAAACCGCTTGAATTTAAGATTTCTACGGACTATTAA
- a CDS encoding DNA-directed RNA polymerase subunit alpha: MSKIAHPFEKPEFKVATFDDTTNYGKFVIEPLERGFGLTIGNSLRRVLLSSLPGASVYAVEIEGARHEFAALEGIVEDVTTIILNLKDLVLKIDDEENVNKRLEIDVMGPTTVRAGDIKVPGGVTIVNPDLEIAHIAEGGHLKMIMHAHNGRGYVTSEGNKALHPTLPVGAIATDSNYSPITKVSYTVDGTRVGHDTNFDRLTLEVTTNGAMRPQDAVALSARILMAYFDEFVSLDEKTKDVNILKDPVEEEGNKFENMTIEELDLSVRSYNCLKRAGIQTVLELTQKSEEEMMKVRNLGKKSLKEVKDKLAEIGLSFRDFE, translated from the coding sequence ATGTCAAAAATTGCACACCCTTTCGAAAAACCGGAATTTAAAGTTGCTACTTTCGATGATACAACGAACTATGGAAAATTCGTCATTGAACCACTAGAACGGGGATTTGGCCTAACCATTGGAAATAGTTTGCGGCGGGTATTGCTGAGCTCTTTACCGGGCGCCAGTGTTTACGCGGTTGAAATCGAAGGAGCGCGCCACGAATTTGCGGCTCTTGAAGGCATTGTTGAGGATGTTACGACCATCATCTTAAATTTGAAAGATTTAGTCTTGAAAATCGACGATGAGGAGAATGTTAATAAGCGACTTGAAATTGACGTCATGGGACCGACAACCGTCCGTGCGGGCGATATTAAAGTTCCGGGTGGCGTCACGATTGTCAATCCCGATCTCGAGATTGCCCACATTGCCGAAGGCGGTCATCTCAAGATGATTATGCACGCCCATAACGGCCGTGGCTATGTTACTTCCGAAGGAAACAAAGCGCTTCATCCTACCTTACCGGTTGGCGCGATTGCGACAGACAGCAATTACTCACCGATTACCAAAGTGTCGTATACGGTCGATGGAACTCGTGTGGGTCACGATACCAACTTTGATCGTTTAACACTTGAGGTTACCACCAATGGCGCTATGCGTCCGCAAGACGCGGTGGCGCTTAGTGCGCGTATCCTGATGGCTTATTTCGATGAATTCGTTTCCTTGGATGAAAAAACTAAGGATGTCAATATCCTTAAGGATCCGGTGGAAGAAGAAGGCAATAAATTCGAAAATATGACCATTGAAGAACTTGATTTATCTGTTCGGAGCTATAACTGCTTAAAGCGGGCCGGCATTCAAACAGTTCTCGAGCTCACTCAGAAGTCTGAAGAAGAAATGATGAAAGTTCGCAATCTAGGAAAGAAATCGCTTAAGGAAGTCAAAGATAAATTGGCGGAGATTGGCCTTTCCTTCCGCGACTTTGAGTAA
- a CDS encoding sigma-70 family RNA polymerase sigma factor: MLIHLMPQWRPAFLSPEFAFCKLIIEEYKEVFILFEDEQASIKRIVGQVKDENESAIKELLEQFAPLIRNTAFTAFETTGFSGLEVNDLISVGNFAIYNAAKNYQEQRGPFPAYAKLLVRRSIWNYLRENMASSHSLLNEAHSLDEELNYGEGLTLMDSVGDEDPYISKHLLREDDVENMESYLPFSLTRQEKMIILFRLQGYYPQEIMRAMNLSKYYYYLLIENIKLKTKQSF; encoded by the coding sequence ATGTTAATTCACTTAATGCCTCAGTGGCGGCCGGCATTCTTATCGCCGGAATTCGCTTTTTGCAAACTAATTATTGAGGAATACAAGGAGGTCTTTATTTTATTTGAAGATGAACAAGCCAGTATTAAAAGAATAGTCGGGCAAGTAAAAGATGAAAACGAGTCGGCGATAAAAGAGTTGTTAGAGCAATTTGCTCCTCTTATTCGCAATACCGCTTTTACGGCCTTTGAAACAACAGGCTTTTCGGGCCTGGAAGTTAATGATTTGATATCGGTTGGTAATTTTGCCATTTATAATGCCGCCAAAAATTATCAGGAGCAGCGGGGACCATTTCCCGCCTATGCTAAACTTTTGGTTCGTCGCAGCATATGGAATTATCTTCGCGAAAATATGGCCAGCAGTCACTCACTGTTAAATGAAGCCCACTCTTTGGATGAAGAATTAAATTACGGAGAAGGTTTAACCCTCATGGATAGCGTAGGCGATGAAGATCCCTACATAAGTAAGCATCTACTTCGTGAAGACGATGTTGAAAATATGGAATCATACTTGCCGTTTTCGCTAACACGGCAAGAAAAAATGATTATTCTTTTTCGCCTGCAAGGTTATTATCCGCAGGAAATAATGCGGGCGATGAATTTGTCAAAATACTATTACTATCTGTTGATTGAAAACATTAAACTAAAAACCAAACAATCTTTTTAA
- the rplQ gene encoding 50S ribosomal protein L17 — protein sequence MATIGRKNVHGKGGVRFKAGYTVSKDKAMLRNVVSQLIVSGKVVVTAKVAKQLQKEADHLVTLAKTGDLHSRRLAAAYVREGIKNAKGATALEVLFNEVGPAYKDRKGGYTRILKLVNRKGDNAPMAMIEFVK from the coding sequence ATGGCAACAATTGGACGTAAAAACGTTCATGGTAAAGGCGGCGTAAGGTTTAAGGCTGGCTATACTGTGAGTAAAGATAAGGCGATGCTTCGCAATGTCGTAAGCCAACTTATCGTTAGTGGCAAAGTGGTCGTCACCGCTAAAGTCGCTAAGCAATTACAAAAGGAAGCCGATCACCTCGTAACTTTAGCTAAAACCGGCGATTTACACAGCCGGCGTTTAGCGGCAGCCTACGTTCGTGAAGGTATTAAGAATGCAAAAGGAGCGACGGCGCTTGAGGTTCTCTTCAACGAAGTCGGACCGGCTTATAAAGACCGTAAAGGTGGTTATACCCGCATTCTAAAGCTTGTCAATCGCAAAGGTGACAATGCACCGATGGCGATGATTGAATTTGTTAAATAA
- the infA gene encoding translation initiation factor IF-1 codes for MAKNDVITVEAVVVECLPNVMFNVQLENGVVILAHVSGKIRMHNIRILPGDRVTVEISPYDLTRGRITYRFK; via the coding sequence ATGGCAAAAAATGATGTAATTACCGTCGAGGCAGTCGTCGTCGAGTGTTTGCCGAACGTAATGTTCAATGTGCAACTCGAAAACGGCGTCGTAATTCTGGCCCACGTTTCTGGTAAAATCCGGATGCACAATATTCGCATTCTACCAGGTGATAGAGTTACGGTTGAAATTTCGCCTTATGATTTAACACGGGGCCGCATTACTTACCGGTTCAAGTAG
- the rpsK gene encoding 30S ribosomal protein S11 encodes MAQTTKKNSVRKKKVKRSFTKGIAHVHSTFNNTIVTITDEAGNAIAWSSAGALGFKGSKKSTPWAAQLAGEAAAKSAVDQGIKFVDVNVKGPGQGREAAVRALQAAGLQVTSITDTTPIPHNGCRPPKRPRG; translated from the coding sequence ATGGCACAAACAACTAAAAAGAACAGTGTCCGGAAAAAGAAAGTCAAACGTAGTTTTACCAAAGGTATTGCCCACGTTCACTCGACTTTCAATAACACTATCGTCACTATTACCGACGAGGCCGGAAATGCGATTGCCTGGAGTTCAGCTGGAGCCTTAGGCTTCAAGGGCTCCAAGAAGTCCACTCCTTGGGCGGCTCAACTTGCGGGCGAAGCCGCGGCAAAATCAGCTGTCGATCAAGGAATTAAATTCGTCGATGTCAATGTCAAAGGCCCAGGTCAGGGTCGGGAAGCTGCCGTTCGCGCGCTGCAAGCGGCCGGATTGCAGGTTACTTCGATTACTGATACCACTCCAATTCCCCATAACGGTTGCCGCCCACCAAAGCGGCCCCGGGGCTAA
- a CDS encoding DUF308 domain-containing protein encodes MGKTKRVIGPISPLTGISIALIILGALLVWLRISALNIIIFVIGVVMACFGAITVFDSLKGRNKDKFIFLLGGFEMVVGVLMAVFSDPLVKVGFVLLGVAMALIGLLQLIDNYRFHTGSHQLAFGIIRMAIGVLLIIAPFIGSNINEIFILVVGIISISAGVFFLMLED; translated from the coding sequence ATGGGGAAAACAAAAAGAGTAATCGGGCCAATAAGCCCGTTGACCGGAATTTCAATTGCCTTAATTATTCTTGGTGCCCTTCTAGTTTGGCTAAGAATTTCCGCTTTGAATATTATTATTTTCGTTATCGGTGTCGTAATGGCTTGCTTTGGCGCCATCACCGTATTTGATTCGCTCAAAGGCCGCAATAAAGACAAGTTTATTTTTCTTTTAGGCGGCTTTGAAATGGTCGTTGGTGTTTTAATGGCGGTCTTTTCTGATCCTTTAGTCAAGGTCGGTTTTGTTTTATTAGGCGTGGCTATGGCCTTAATCGGCCTCCTGCAACTGATTGATAATTATCGTTTCCATACCGGCTCACATCAACTGGCTTTTGGAATTATACGGATGGCCATCGGCGTTTTGCTTATTATTGCTCCTTTTATTGGAAGCAATATCAATGAGATATTTATTTTAGTCGTGGGCATTATTTCCATCAGTGCCGGGGTTTTCTTCTTAATGCTGGAAGATTGA
- the cysS gene encoding cysteine--tRNA ligase — protein sequence MQFFNSLSKKVEPFFPLEEGKISMYVCGPTVYNYVHIGNMRPVVVFDTLRRFFEYIGYDVTYVSNYTDVDDKIITRALEEHTDEQSIARKYIAAFEQALTDIHSRKPNIAPRVTEYMDQIISFIGKLIEADAAYEVDGDVFFRVQSDKNYGELSNVQVDDMLVGARVEENEKKESPLDFALWKKTKVGIKWSSPWGEGRPGWHTECVVMIDSIFPKRYIDIHGGGFDLKFPHHENEIAQSLAVNHNHLAHFWMHNGFINIDNEKMSKSLGNVVLAQDAIAKFGGNTLRMMLLSTHYRAPVNFTEEVVRSSRIEIDKIAQAYRQLAVYLQENNNFDDKKKGSHMDSFLAELANDLNTSNAITELFKVVKDANLALRQKVDIEQLQGYFSTMRDMIGILGFEIDYPRLNAEDKKLLSMYREAKQKKDFALSDQLRALLAQRHIL from the coding sequence TTGCAATTTTTCAATTCTTTAAGTAAAAAGGTTGAACCATTTTTTCCGCTAGAAGAGGGAAAAATTTCGATGTATGTTTGTGGCCCGACCGTCTATAACTATGTTCACATCGGCAATATGCGTCCAGTTGTCGTTTTTGATACGCTTCGGCGCTTTTTTGAATATATCGGCTACGATGTCACTTATGTCAGCAATTATACCGATGTCGATGATAAAATTATCACTCGCGCACTGGAGGAGCATACGGACGAGCAAAGTATTGCTCGCAAGTATATCGCCGCCTTTGAACAGGCTTTGACTGATATTCACTCACGTAAACCCAATATCGCTCCTAGGGTCACGGAATATATGGATCAGATAATTTCCTTCATAGGGAAACTTATCGAAGCCGATGCGGCTTACGAGGTTGATGGGGATGTTTTTTTCAGAGTCCAAAGCGATAAGAATTATGGCGAGCTTTCAAACGTCCAAGTTGATGACATGCTGGTCGGTGCGCGAGTAGAAGAAAACGAAAAAAAGGAATCACCACTGGATTTTGCTTTATGGAAGAAAACGAAAGTGGGAATTAAATGGTCCTCACCATGGGGTGAAGGTCGGCCGGGTTGGCATACCGAATGCGTGGTTATGATCGACTCTATTTTTCCTAAACGCTACATCGATATTCATGGTGGGGGTTTCGACTTGAAGTTTCCTCATCATGAAAATGAAATCGCCCAATCGTTAGCGGTCAATCACAATCACTTGGCTCATTTCTGGATGCATAATGGCTTTATCAATATTGATAATGAGAAAATGTCCAAATCACTTGGAAACGTTGTTTTGGCTCAAGATGCGATTGCAAAATTTGGTGGCAATACGTTGCGAATGATGTTATTATCTACCCATTATCGGGCCCCGGTTAATTTTACGGAAGAAGTCGTAAGGTCAAGCCGGATTGAAATCGATAAAATCGCCCAAGCATACCGCCAATTAGCTGTTTACCTGCAGGAGAACAATAATTTTGATGATAAAAAGAAGGGTTCTCATATGGATAGTTTCTTAGCGGAATTGGCTAATGACTTAAACACTTCGAATGCAATTACGGAACTTTTCAAAGTCGTAAAGGACGCGAATCTCGCTTTGCGTCAAAAAGTTGATATTGAGCAATTACAAGGATATTTCTCAACGATGAGAGATATGATCGGTATTCTCGGATTTGAGATTGATTATCCTCGTTTAAATGCCGAAGACAAGAAGCTGCTTTCAATGTATCGTGAAGCGAAACAAAAAAAAGATTTCGCATTAAGCGATCAACTCAGGGCCTTACTTGCTCAGCGTCACATTCTATAA
- the map gene encoding type I methionyl aminopeptidase, with amino-acid sequence MIIRKSMREIELMREAGHIVALVFKELQPHCVPGVTTAELDKLAAEVIKSNGAIPTFKGYGGFPGNICISVNDTLIHGIPSKKIVLKEGDIVSLDVGATYKGYCGDACRTFPVGEVTAETKRLVLTTKESFWTAVRENAKPGNRLSDISHAIQNYCEERGYTLPRDYTGHGIGRELHEDPYIPNYGEAGHGPILREGMCLAIEPMVNQGSVSTRTMADGWTVKTVDGKLCAHYENTIVITADGFEPLTVLPDEEW; translated from the coding sequence ATGATCATACGCAAATCGATGCGTGAAATTGAGTTGATGCGGGAAGCCGGACACATTGTCGCTTTGGTGTTCAAAGAACTCCAACCCCACTGTGTGCCTGGCGTCACAACCGCCGAGTTAGACAAGCTGGCTGCTGAAGTCATTAAGAGTAACGGAGCCATCCCAACTTTTAAAGGCTATGGTGGCTTTCCGGGAAACATTTGCATATCGGTAAACGATACGCTCATCCACGGAATTCCGAGTAAGAAGATTGTTCTAAAAGAGGGAGACATCGTTTCCTTGGATGTTGGAGCAACCTATAAGGGCTATTGCGGGGATGCCTGTCGTACCTTCCCTGTCGGGGAAGTGACGGCGGAAACAAAGCGCTTGGTACTTACGACAAAGGAAAGCTTCTGGACCGCAGTCCGAGAAAATGCGAAACCGGGAAACCGGCTATCGGATATCTCTCATGCGATTCAAAATTATTGTGAAGAGCGGGGGTACACCCTCCCGCGCGACTACACCGGTCATGGTATTGGCCGGGAGCTCCATGAAGATCCGTACATTCCTAACTATGGGGAAGCCGGACATGGACCCATCCTTCGCGAAGGCATGTGCTTGGCGATTGAACCGATGGTCAATCAAGGTTCAGTGAGCACGCGCACTATGGCGGACGGATGGACGGTGAAGACGGTAGATGGCAAATTGTGCGCCCACTACGAGAACACCATAGTAATAACTGCGGACGGCTTTGAGCCGTTGACCGTATTACCTGATGAGGAGTGGTAA
- the rpmJ gene encoding 50S ribosomal protein L36 — MKVRPSVKPICDKCKVIRRHGKVMVICSNPKHKQRQG; from the coding sequence ATGAAAGTAAGACCCTCAGTCAAACCTATTTGCGATAAGTGCAAGGTTATTCGTCGGCATGGCAAAGTCATGGTGATATGCTCTAACCCCAAGCATAAGCAAAGACAAGGTTAA
- the rpsM gene encoding 30S ribosomal protein S13: MARIAGVDIPNEKRVVVSLTYIYGIGSSRAQKILKKVNISEDIRVKDLNDEQLTAIRNEINHVKVEGDLRREVAMNIKRLEEIGCYRGIRHRKGLPVRGQSTKTNARTRKGPRKTIANKKMATQG; the protein is encoded by the coding sequence ATGGCACGTATTGCAGGTGTAGATATTCCAAATGAAAAACGGGTTGTGGTTTCTTTGACCTATATTTATGGTATTGGTTCATCCCGCGCCCAAAAGATTTTAAAAAAAGTAAATATCAGTGAGGATATTCGGGTAAAAGATTTAAACGATGAGCAATTAACGGCGATTCGTAACGAAATTAACCACGTCAAGGTTGAAGGTGATCTTCGCCGGGAAGTGGCCATGAATATCAAACGACTTGAAGAGATTGGTTGCTACCGGGGCATTCGCCATCGGAAGGGATTACCAGTTCGTGGACAATCCACCAAAACCAACGCTCGTACGCGTAAAGGCCCACGGAAAACCATCGCCAATAAGAAGATGGCTACCCAAGGTTAA
- a CDS encoding adenylate kinase — MLNIILMGPPGAGKGTQAKKLIAAYGIPHISTGDMFREAIKAGTPLGKEAAGYINEGRLVPDEVTIGLVRERLSKADCQHGYLLDGFPRTLPQAEALKELTSELHSPISGVINFSCDKEELIRRISGRRVCRNCGAPYHIETLKPKVEGVCDICGGELYQRKDDTVEALETRLSVYYKDTKPLEEFYRQEGLLHEVDGLLGVDELFKKISVIFREVDQR, encoded by the coding sequence ATGCTAAACATTATCTTGATGGGGCCACCGGGAGCCGGCAAAGGCACTCAGGCCAAAAAGTTGATTGCAGCTTATGGAATCCCCCATATTTCAACCGGAGATATGTTCCGGGAAGCCATCAAAGCCGGTACTCCGCTCGGAAAAGAAGCGGCTGGCTATATCAACGAGGGACGACTTGTTCCCGATGAAGTGACAATCGGCTTAGTGAGGGAACGTTTATCGAAAGCGGATTGCCAACATGGATATTTACTTGACGGCTTTCCTCGGACGCTTCCGCAGGCCGAGGCCCTTAAGGAATTGACTTCCGAGTTACATTCCCCAATCAGCGGCGTCATTAACTTCTCCTGCGACAAGGAGGAGCTTATTCGTCGGATTAGTGGTCGGAGGGTATGCCGTAATTGCGGGGCCCCATATCACATCGAAACTCTGAAACCGAAGGTTGAAGGAGTTTGCGATATCTGTGGCGGAGAATTATATCAACGTAAAGACGATACTGTCGAAGCGTTGGAAACCCGTCTCAGTGTCTATTACAAAGATACCAAACCGCTCGAAGAATTCTATCGTCAGGAAGGCCTTCTTCACGAAGTTGATGGTCTGCTTGGCGTCGACGAGCTGTTTAAGAAAATCAGCGTCATTTTCCGCGAGGTGGATCAGCGATGA
- the rlmB gene encoding 23S rRNA (guanosine(2251)-2'-O)-methyltransferase RlmB, with protein sequence MGKMYIFGRNSVKAALREHQVQHLFINSSLHDVEIDNLISAAKCSFERVDSSLLAKLSMGGNHQGLVAEVSTFSYASFDEIIKKAKEKKYPLILILAELNDPHNLGAIIRTADAFGVDGIVIKKTNQVGVTPTVIKVATGAQQYVPIAQVTNLASSIQTLKEAGFWIVASDGKANQTYDMVRYDTPTGLIVGSEGFGIPELLLKKSDFIVKIPMVGHVNSLNASVAAGILIAGIRFLQTNY encoded by the coding sequence ATGGGAAAAATGTACATATTTGGGCGTAATAGTGTAAAAGCGGCGTTACGGGAACATCAGGTTCAACATTTATTCATAAACTCATCTTTGCATGATGTTGAAATTGATAATCTTATTTCCGCGGCCAAGTGCAGTTTCGAGCGAGTGGATAGCAGTCTGTTGGCAAAATTATCTATGGGTGGCAATCACCAGGGACTTGTAGCGGAAGTAAGTACTTTTTCTTATGCCTCTTTTGATGAAATAATTAAGAAAGCTAAGGAAAAGAAATATCCGCTTATTTTGATTTTGGCAGAGTTGAATGACCCGCACAATTTAGGGGCGATTATTCGCACCGCGGATGCGTTTGGCGTCGATGGTATTGTTATTAAGAAGACCAATCAGGTGGGAGTGACACCGACGGTGATAAAAGTGGCTACCGGCGCGCAACAATATGTTCCAATCGCTCAAGTCACCAATCTTGCCTCCAGCATTCAAACACTTAAGGAGGCTGGATTTTGGATTGTGGCTTCGGATGGAAAGGCCAATCAAACGTATGATATGGTTCGCTATGATACCCCAACCGGACTCATCGTCGGCAGCGAAGGATTCGGGATTCCGGAGCTTTTGCTGAAAAAATCGGATTTTATCGTTAAGATACCGATGGTGGGACATGTTAATTCACTTAATGCCTCAGTGGCGGCCGGCATTCTTATCGCCGGAATTCGCTTTTTGCAAACTAATTATTGA